DNA sequence from the Salvia splendens isolate huo1 chromosome 19, SspV2, whole genome shotgun sequence genome:
ctttcccgagatgcaTTAGGTTTAgaagtcgaaccaaccctagggtccttagtctataaatagggctttGTTTATCAAGTTACGGATGAATAAGAATTACAATATTTGCCCACAAAATACGTGAGTTTATCTAAACCTAGTtcgccgctgcccgacggagaatcctccgcgcacagccgctgCTAGAAGACGCCGCCGATCCTGTGTAGGACGCCGGAGTTATCGTTGGATCGCCGCGCAACCCCGCCGCCGATCACGTTGAGGTAATAAGGccttaacatctggtgctttcatccagtacTCATGAAAGGTTTCGACAATAACGGCAAGGCCGTTTGGGGGGGGGACACAACGATTCCTACCCGCCATACAGATTCGGGGGTCGTCCGCCGAGGACGAACCGCCGCGACGGTGGGGGTTTCCACCGACAACATGGGGACGACGGCGAGGGGGAGATTCGCCAACCCGAGGAGTCGCGCAGGGAAGAGACCAACACTACTACCTTGGCTCAGGTTTTGGAGAGGTTGGAACGTTTGGAGAAATTCGATTCAGCGAGGGAAGATCCGGATCGCCGCGGCGGGAATCTTGGAAGTTCTTGGTCACGCGGAGCGGTGAATCCGCCAGAGTATGACGACGAAGACGATTGGGGATTTGATGAGACACGTCGCATGCGCAACGGAGGGACATTTGTTCGGGGTAAAAACCCTAATTGGGGTTTACGCGAGGGGCAACCCGACACGAGGCTGAGACGCGATCAATGGGGTCGCCATGGTCCGGGATGGACGATGCAGGGAACCCCCAACTCGAGGCTGGCGCCCGGAGGGTTCGATCAATCATACGACCGGCCTCCGACATGCTGGGACCCCCCCCAGCGATATCAGGGTACCGTGCCGGGTTTCGACAGACCACCGGGGGTAAAGATGGATCCGCCCAGGTTCGACGGGTCAGACGCGACTAATTGGATCGCAAGAGTCCAATATTATTTCAATCACCTTATGATGCCCGAGGCTCAACGATTACATTACGCGGTGATGCTGTTTGATCAACCTGCAGCTGAATGGGTCTTTAATTACTGCGCGAATAACGAATTCGTCACGTGGAATGAGTTTCTGGGGGACGTTCGCCACCGTTTCGATagaaagagttttcaaaattactTTGGGTTGTTGGCCAAACTCACGCAAACGGGATCACTTTTGGAGTACCACAAtacatttgaaaaatatttgaatCGGGTCCATGGAGTCCCGGAATCAGAGTTATTCACTTTGTTCGTAGCTGGCCTCAAACCGGACATTCAGGAGCGCGTGAAGTTGCACAGACCGGAATCATTGGCAGCCGCGATGGCCTTGATTTTGGAGTGGACGGAGGAGATACATGACCGTGGGGCACAGGCAGCCTTTTCAACCGTGCCTCGTCGCGCTTGGCAGAATCGTGATGGACGGGGGCAGTCAAGTACCTCGGCAGCACCGACATCCGCATCGGTCACAACCGCCGTGGGCCAGACCACGGGTTCAGTGGGTCGCAGTGGGGAAAGGCCgctaaaagtggaataaagtaaatgattttataaatcatggacaaaccaaaatggtaaaagagttctttaaatcgtggacggaggaagtacttaAGATTCGGCCCTGGTTTTTCTACAAATTATAACTTGGTCGTAAAAATATTGCAGGTTTGCTATGTGCCATGGTAGGCCCTCCTATATTCACCATCTTTGGAATCGGCGCTGTATCACTGGGCTTCTATCAAACTTTGGGTGGTTTGTTTTGCTACATAATAATATCCTTATATTATTATAAGTATATAATGCTTGCATAAACACATAAATTCCATGAATATATAAGCgatgaataaaataagtatCTCAATTGTAATTAATTTGgcgtaattcgtgatattagcGATCATTTGTTTTAGGTGTAGTTGCTGCGGGCGTCGGTTTCCTATCTGCTCAAGAATATATTGAATTAGTAATAGGTGCGCTCCCTTGTTTATGTATATGCACTACCTTCTATTTCAGGCTTTTATTTTTAAGCAACTTTTCCATTCTAAAGATATTAAAAAGGATTAAAGAAGACTAATGGAAGTCCATTTAAGTAATATATAGAAAGTAGATGCATGTGCTAGTAATATGCATGCTAAATATCATATCGGGAAACAGTAttccaaatttaaaaattgaactAGGTATTACTAAATCATGTAAGTgctacaatatatatatatcgaatatataaaaggaaaaggaaaatagCAAACAATTACTTATAGTCTATAGAACCATATAATGCTAGGATTCCAGCACAGTAAGaagtactaatttataaatgtaTATTCTCTTAATTCTAAATATTATTAGTTATAAATGTACACAGAAACTTGTACATATAAATTCAACATCAATTgatggttttttattttatcattttcactTGTCACGGCAGATTTGATATTCTTGCTACCAAGGTTTATCCTTTTTCCTGTTGCTATGTGGCTTTTGATCAAGAAATTTCGGAGAAGGCATAGGTCCATGTATACAAGAATCGAAAGTTTCTTACGAAGTGACAACCAACTCACACCAATTAGATATTCATATTCAGACATTAAGAAGATGACAGGAGGCTTTCAAGACAAACTAGGTGAAGGTGGCTACGGTTCTGTCTACAAAGGGAAGCTCCGAAGTGGCTTTCATGTGGCAGTCAAATTACTCGGGAAATCTGGAGGAAGTGGACAAGACTTCATGAATGAAATTGCAACTATTGGAAGGATCCATCATGTCAATGTGGTGAAACTTGTTGGATATTGTGCACACGGCTCCAAACGCGCACTTATCTATGATTTCATGCCCAACGGTTCCCTTGAAAAATATCTTTTCAATAGAGACAAAACGATCTCATTGAGTTGGGACACGAAGTTTGAGATTGCAGTTGGTGTTGCTCGTGGGATTGAGTATCTGCACCGAGGGTGTGATGTTCAGATCTTGCATTTTGACATCAAGCCTCATAACATACTTCTTGATGTTAACTTCATCCCTAAAATATCGGATTTTGGGCTAGCAAAGTTTTTCCCAGCAGATAAAACCACCGTGACTATGACTGCTGCTAGAGGAACCATAGGATACGTTGCTCCTGAACTGATTAGCAGAAGTATTGGATCTGTCTCTTACAAGGCAGATGTTTATAGTTTCGGGATGTTGTTAATGGAAATGGTAAGTTTGAAGAAAGACTTGATAGGGAACAATGACAATTCGAGTCAGTATTTTCCGTATTGGATATATGACTACTTCAACCTAGGGAAGGACATTGAAGTCGTGAATGGTGGTGATGATGATAGTTGGAAGAAATATGGTCGGAAGATGACAATAGTTGCATTATGGTGCATACAGATGTGTCCTGACCATCGTCCCTCAATGAACAAAGTGTTGGAAATGTTGGAGGGTGATGTTGAACGTCTAAATATTCCCGAGTATCCTTCTCAATCTATTCAAACCGCGGTAGTAGATCAAACATTTTCCACTGATTCAGTATCGTTGCTGGAACATGATGATTCTTCACCCAGTGTTGAAATTATTGTTGAAGAGTTCCATAGTTGCCATAGTTCTGAATTGCCTAAATATTGTAGTAACatgtactactagtatttaggTTTATGTGGGCCCCATGCTCTTGTAAATTAAGTTTATTAAAGATGTGTTTGAGATTTTAGATTTCTTTCTTTGGGTGGTGATTTGTGAAGTTAGCATATGGGCCTCGGCCCACTAAATTATTTGTGTTAATTGATTATCGCTGGAGTCATAAATTGCTAACATGGAGACCAAGTTTATATTTGTAAATGGAGTAAAATTTATTATCCAAATTATAGAAGTCCTCGTTATTTATTAGGACAATTCTGATTTTTTATGTCAACTTTTTTACATGGTAGGGAAGTAACAGTAATGTTTAACCTTCATCttttttgaaaaagaaagcATGCCCCGGAGTATGTAATGATTAACTTTCAATGTGCTCGGTCCATTATCTAAATGTAGAAATTATAATAACCATTTTAGTTCGTCACTCAAAAATagatattttctatttaaaaaacCTTTTTCTTTCCTAGGTGGGACTCATTTCCAATTAATTatacttcaattactttttatttctatCTCTTTTTACTCAAAGTCGGACCAGTTGAAGTTACATAGAAAAGCATAGAAAGAAAGTGGTAAAAGGGAGTCAAACTCAGACCAATTTAGTGCAAGATATAACTAACATCCGTCCGTTACATTTGCACCTACAACCGTAACAATCTATAaattcatttatcttttaattaataGGACAAAATCAAATCTATTATCGCTCCTAATTATActcttctatttttttaatcatgtgTATGGTGTAATGAAGGTTACTACCTCGTGATACCTGGTATGTTGAATTAACATCTCAATATCAATTAGTGCAAGTTTGTTAAGAGCACAAATCTCTTAACGAAGAATCCTCGCTGACTACGTAAGCAACACACCAATTCCGGCGCCCCGAGCGATGGGGTCGGCGGCTGAAACTGAGAGACTGGCGCGGAGGATCCCTCCGTCGGCAGTATTGAAAGTTTGTagagtattgcacaagtaatgtgggcaaaataattcttcattaattgattgGAGTGAGTAATAAaggccctatttataataatctagaccctagggttggttcgacctaatcctattcatcgggaaagaaccaacaaagaaaacccgacggagcttataaaaCGCTCGACCCATTAATAGTTCAAAAAGGAATTAAATAATaacaaaaggaaataaataataataaaaggaaaataataaaaacattaaACTTGTAACAGAATAGGGACGTAGTTCCTCCAGCCCATTCCGTCCTTTCGTCGAGCAGCTGGCGCGCTACTTGGTGACGAAGTCTTGGTAGCGCTCCGGCTGCTTGATTTCCCTCCTCGGCCTCAACTTCCTCGCCGTGTCGTTCTCCGGTGGTTTCTCCAGCTCCTCGGCGGGAGCAGGCTCTTCTTCACTCTGCTCTTCACTCTGTAATGCCGGCGAAGCAGGCGACTCCGTCGTGTCTCCGTTGGCGTTGCCCTCTGTTACCTGTGATCCTGATGAGGGCCTAACAACTCCCCCGTCCTTAGAAACTCCCTTGTCCTCAAGGGAAAGTGTAGGGTACCTCATCCGCATGTCTGTCAACGGCTCCCAAGAGAGAGAATCCGTCCCGTCTGACCATCTTACTAGGACGTGCTCCACCGCCGCTCCCTTGTGCCATAATATCTTCGAGTCGAGTATAGCTACTGGATGGGCCAGGGGCCGATTGCCGACGAAATCATCAGGGAGTGGCACGATGGGATCGTCCTTCATGAAGGCGCGTAGGAGGCTCACGTGGAACACATTGTGAACGCGACTTCCTTCCGGTAACCGGAGTTTGTACGCCACCGGCCCTATTCGTTCGACCACTTCGAAAGGGCCGTAGAAACGCTTAGCAAGCTTCGCGGAGAGGGGTTTGGCGACCGAATGTTGGCGATACGGCTGCAATTTCAACCAAACAAAACTACCCACCTCAAACTAGATGTGTCGCCGATGTCTGTTCGCCGACGCCGTCATCCGCTGCTGAGCGCGAGCTAAATTCTTATGCGTTACTAACAGAAAGACGCATAATAATTATGCGTCGTTAGTTATTGACGCATAATCGTTATGCGTCGCGaataaacgacgcataagggttatgcgtcgttagatattgacgcataaccattgtgCATCGTTCATTAGCGACGCATAACACTTATGCGTCTTTATTTAGCGACGCATAATTCTTATGCGTCGTTCGTTGAGTTTTAAACCGGGCAGAAGGCAGAACCAGCCAGAAACGGACGAGCAGAAGCAGGGGACGAAACCAAACGACGAAATCAAGCGATTTCCGACGAATCCGAGCAAAATCCGGCGAATTTCCACCATTTTGCAACCatattccggtaattgttcttcaatttggctaaatacatcctttaatgtttaatttgggcaggttttccgtaatttagtaaaagtagggttttttattaaattgatggatttttggtatatttttgttgttttgttgcatataattagggattatgatgaaaatatgggttatgatgaaattgatggaatttttggtcgactttccgtaatttgtgtatttcatatgtatttaatttagcaaaattagggtttatgatgaaattgttggatttgttgGTCGATTTTCCGTAATTTGGGTATTTCATACGCATATAATTGAATGGGTAGAAGCAATTGATTAAGTTTTTGTAATTGTGCCCCTTTTGGTGGGCGATTTTATGTAATTtgggtatttcatatgcatatattgCGCCCCTaagttgcaatttagttagcttgttgagttgttatgaaaaaaattgaatcatgggtgaatgttttgaagtagatggcatctgcaagttccgaacaacagttatgctatggacctgaggatccatcacTACTGTTTCATCAGAACGAACATATTTCAGGCTCCTTGATGGCGAATGGCACAGCAAATGTGTTGAGAAGtcgtaggacggagagtaaggtGTGGGCATTGccaatacatgaaaatgtgatgtattggctagatgtatgggggttcagaggcgtggttgaatgtggaaggccgatgaggatggacaatgagcTAATAACGGCCTTGGTCGAGCACTGGAGGCCTGAGacacactgtttccaccttccagttggTGAAGTTACTGtaaccttacaggatgtgcaaagcctgtggggtttgagagcagacggtcgtgttttcactggccgtgactaccctgttggatttgaagattggtccagcaagtgtagagatttgttgggatggatacctgacgCAGAAACCGAAACGAAGCACGGTGGTTTGTTGATGACGTCTCTGATCCACCAAGCGACGATGCCGTTGGGTGATGGGCTGCCTGAGTATGCATACATTCAAAGAGCACGTATACATGCTCTGATCTTGTTAGGGGGGCTTATTTTACCGGACACCACAGGGTGCAAGGTCCCCTTTATGTGGTTAAATGCCTTAGACGATCCGGAAGATGTGGCTaatatcagttggggtagtgctgctttagcatacctgtatcattatttgtgcgaGGCTTTTATAGGCAGACAGAGAAGAGATGTGGGTGGACCTATGGTTCTCTTGCAGCTGTGGGCctgggaaagaatgcctacaTTGAGGCCAACCTTCTTGATATCACCTATGCACACGCCGTATATTCCGTGTGGAGCCAagtaatgtttttgtttaaattaactcacataattatgtattttgttgataacttttgacattaatattatgtataggtggcacggagttactgaaattggaaTTGCTCCCCGACATTCAGTAGCTCATTATCGTGATCAGTTATCACTGATCCGTCCTGGCCAGGTGAAATTTGTTTGTGTTGTCTTAGTTAATGAATTTACTTactatagtatgaaattaattgtgttttttattttatttgtttgtagtttatgtGGACACCCTATGCAGACTGTATCCTCCCTGAGTACTGCATTGATTCGACTGCATCCTACTTGTGCGATACTTATTTGGTGTGCTGGTCATTTGTCGAGGCACACGAGGCTGGACGCGTTTCCCGACAATTTAACCGCTACCAGCGTATTCCTCAGTACTGTGATAGGATACTACATAGCTCCGGCCATTTGAGTAAAATTCACCGCCGTGGGAGGAAGGGCGCTGATTGGGCTAAGGTACAtaagttcttcattgatgaatgGGACTTGCGTCACGACAGGTTCCAAGCAACTTTTGACCATGCAACGGCGACAATGGATGGTCGCATTAATCCGGGCTATATGGCGTGGTACAATAGGATCACCGTGTCGTACCTAGTTCAACCTGGGACACAGTCAACTGAAGGGATGAACGAGGCAGCCCCTTCTAATTTATTGGCGGTATGTgatgtttttgtatataaaaatgtctttagtttaaagtttgtattgCTCACCGTGGTATGATGTCATTTGTATTTGTGTTATCTAGGTTGAGATCCTTCAGAGGATATGGCATTTGACCTCTGAACATGAAACAGACCCTCGGTTACGGCAGATTCGAGAAATGGCTGCTTCGGCACTTCGTGCGATGAACCATGCTGAAGCGATGGAGTATCCATCTTCTCAACGGCGAAATGTGGTCATGCCGCCACGCCCACCAACTTCTCTTCGTCATGGACTGCCGGGTGTCCGGACGGGTGGGCACGGGATTACGTTACAGCATAGGTTgtcgcagcagcagcagccgcaaCCTGAGTATGCGGTACCAGAGCCCTTGAGTCCGGAGTGCGATCCACCAGGATGGTCTCAGCTGAGTGGTGCAAGCCACGAGCCATCGCAATGGGGAGCACGCACGTCATGTGATTCATTCTTTTGCGGTGTGTCTGATTGGGATGCAGCTCAACCAGGACGTGATACGTACTTTCGGAATTATCAATTTATGGATCCTGTGGGGGAAGAAGAGGGTCAGGAAGAAGAGGGTCCGGAAGAAGAGGGCGGGGAAGAAGAGGGCGGGGAGGAACATGACGAAGTAATATTCCGACCACCGACCGTGGGATCCTCACGACCATCAAGTACGATTGGGAGGGCTATGCAGAATGTATTAAGGGGATTTTCAACAAGGAAGAACAAAGGGAAAGCTCCGACAAAGTTCACGCCTCCATCTAGATAGATTTCGGTCATATGTTGGTATTTGTGTCTATTGAAACAGGTTGTGATCGTAAGTTGatttttgaacattttttaTATGATGAAGCATAAATACTTCGGAATGTTTTCTATGGTGGAATGAACaatattatgattttgataaacaaatataaacaaatatcgTCATATGCCCGAAACATGTTTCAAAAATCAACATACGACCACACCGGGCGAAGTGGCTGGACTCGatataaatttacataaaatcgcccgaccgggcgttttagaaaaataaaatcgtCCGACCGGGCAAAGTTTCTGGACTGAATAGTGCGTGACGAAATTCACCCAGTGACGCATAACGATTATGCGTCGTTCTTTGGTGACGCATAACAATTATGCGTCACTGGGTGAATGTCGTCACGCACTGTTGAGTCCAGaaacttcgcccggtcgggcgattttatttttctaaaacgcccagtcgggcgattttatgtaaatttgtaTCGAGTCCAGCCACTTCGCCCGGTGTGGTCGTATGTTGAAATTTGAACATTTTTGATGGGTTGAAACATGTTTCGGGCATATGTTGGTATTTgtttatcaaaatcataatactTGTCGTAATAACAATCATTATAACTGTCATAATAAAAAGCATAATGACTGTCCACAACATCTCACAAATGTTGAAACATACACATAGTAGCTATCACATCTCACAAATGTTGAAACATACACATAGCAGCTATCACATCTCACAAATGTTGAAACATACACATAGTAGCTATCACATCTCACAAATATTTACCACGACTTTACTGAACGGCACCGGCTGAGCAATTTCTTCGGTCATGCCCCTCTATCCCGCAATTTCTGCAACGGCGGGGAGCTCTCGGTTCATCTTCCTCCtggacatccatttgattaagTATCCTCCTTCTTCTAACTCGGCCACGCGTTCTAGGAATCAACTGCTGAGGGGTGATGTACAAGTTCCATGAAGGTACAACCCAATACTCTTCGTGTCTTGGTGCATCAAATGAAACTTGAGTATAGTACTGTGATCTCCATGTACCTAGGTAGTACTTCTCATCAATGAGGTCAATCATAACATGACCTCGGTCTCTAGCAACCGCACAAGCATGCGAACAAGGgattctccacatctgccacttaccACAACTGCAACTCGATTCAAAATACCTCACTAATTGAACATTGTTGCCCTTTGACACTCCTTGTACGATTCTTCCTCGAGTTCGGACATGGTACTTCCCTGTATCTCGGTCAATGACAGTGATGTAATGTTTTCGCCCCTTTGAGTCATTCTTAGCAAGTTTGTCCCTCGCCCATGAGGTTAATTCACCTTCGGTGTGTTCGATTGTTGTCTTCTTCTCCACCCACCATTTTATCGTCCtccaaaatgtcaaatcaacCAACGCTCTAATCGGCAACTCTCTCACACCCCTCAAGACGTTATTGTAGCACTCCGACATGTTTGTTGTGGCCACCCCCCACCTAAGTCCACCATCGTAGCACAATGACCAACATTCTTTTGTAATCCTATTCAGCATTCGAACCGCACCACTGTTGACATCATGTAGTGCTCGACGTCTTCTGGAAAATTTACGTTCCTGAGAACTGACCCCCAACTTCCATATAATGGCCTTCACATTGGGGTTATGtgcttcttcaacacattttccctcacatgaagcaaacaaaatttgtggtgtatctgcggggcccttgtcatgatttcagactccattgcattcaagagtcctttatgcctatctgatataatGCACACCTCCCTCTCGTATTCCACCACATGAgttctgacatgatccaaaaaccacgaccaactgtcatcggtttcttcatccaccacagcatatgcaataggcaagcatgtcttgttagcatcaaaaccacaagcaacaagcaacttacctttaaatcttcctcggaggtgagtcccgtccaatgttaacaccggtgcggccttctggaacgcatgtattgcaggcccaaatgcccagaaaacatagttgaacACCATTGTACGCCTCCGACTCAACAGCTCGTTAtgcttccactcaacaattgtgcccgtattctgtgactggagttcaaacatgtagcttggcaactgCTTAAATGAttcctcccatccaccgtacacaaactctatagcctttctctttgcataccatgcctttttataactgattaacacaccaaatctgtcttgaacatcagctattattgagaagaccttgaaatcggcacattgtcgcacatgatgtcgaatcaacagagctatcattggggatgaaaagttagcatgatctctATTAGCCCGATGGCCTACACAAGTATGTCGATCCTTCCACTTCCTAACTTCCCACATATCGTCATGCGACCTTTGTGTAACTGAAACCTCCCACTTACATTCCCTCACTTTTTCAGCGtcggtggtgctgatgatgcctgcccctgttactgtcgttcctgctggaaatttgcatacaacatgccaccttcttaatttgctctcgacaaccttaaactgtttttcattccacaaactccacatagttatagcagtcttcacgtgtagcttggaatcaaattttgttcccaacacgatccgatgcggctcattctcattccaatacaaaaggctgtgttcattaccacccacatcatccgatactccagaaggacgacttggtaattcacgaaagaatctaaacccactaggattgtattccggaagtggttgttcaccttgcataacaggtttacaATTAGGGactgactcaacttattttaacacaagaaattcccgcaagtgtacgtggctagtgtagcacaaagcaagcaa
Encoded proteins:
- the LOC121779218 gene encoding uncharacterized protein LOC121779218 → MSECYNNVLRGVRELPIRALVDLTFWRTIKWWVEKKTTIEHTEGELTSWARDKLAKNDSKGRKHYITVIDRDTGKYHVRTRGRIVQGVSKGNNVQLVRYFESSCSCGKWQMWRIPCSHACAVARDRGHVMIDLIDEKYYLGTWRSQYYTQVSFDAPRHEEYWVVPSWNLYITPQQLIPRTRGRVRRRRILNQMDVQEEDEPRAPRRCRNCGIEGHDRRNCSAGAVQ
- the LOC121779217 gene encoding serine/threonine-protein phosphatase 7 long form homolog — encoded protein: MTSLIHQATMPLGDGLPEYAYIQRARIHALILLGGLILPDTTGCKVPFMWLNALDDPEDVANISWGSAALAYLYHYLCEAFIGRQRRDVGGPMVLLQLWAWERMPTLRPTFLISPMHTPYIPCGAKWHGVTEIGIAPRHSVAHYRDQLSLIRPGQFMWTPYADCILPEYCIDSTASYLCDTYLVCWSFVEAHEAGRVSRQFNRYQRIPQYCDRILHSSGHLSKIHRRGRKGADWAKVHKFFIDEWDLRHDRFQATFDHATATMDGRINPGYMAWYNRITVSYLVQPGTQSTEGMNEAAPSNLLAVEILQRIWHLTSEHETDPRLRQIREMAASALRAMNHAEAMEYPSSQRRNVVMPPRPPTSLRHGLPGVRTGGHGITLQHRLSQQQQPQPEYAVPEPLSPECDPPGWSQLSGASHEPSQWGARTSCDSFFCGVSDWDAAQPGRDTYFRNYQFMDPVGEEEGQEEEGPEEEGGEEEGGEEHDEVIFRPPTVGSSRPSSTIGRAMQNVLRGFSTRKNKGKAPTKFTPPSR